A part of Flavobacteriales bacterium genomic DNA contains:
- the radC gene encoding DNA repair protein RadC — translation MSHKKLTIKSWSEDDRPREKLISKGAKVLSNAELIAILIGSGNNTQSAVDLSKHILSQCEGKLSVLSLMTVNELTKFKGIGQAKAITIMAASELAKRKNLEVQAEKPKIKSSQDAYDFMIYHLQGLNHEQFWIVLLNRSNSVIHFAQISKGGLSSTTVDPKLIFSIALEWKASGMILFHNHPSGNLKPSDSDKKLTQRIMKSAELLEISVLDHIIVGQNAYFSFADEHEL, via the coding sequence ATGAGCCATAAAAAACTGACTATAAAGTCGTGGTCTGAGGATGATAGACCTAGAGAAAAACTAATTTCAAAAGGAGCTAAGGTGTTAAGTAATGCCGAGCTAATAGCCATACTTATTGGCTCAGGCAATAACACACAATCAGCTGTAGATCTATCCAAGCACATCTTGTCACAATGCGAAGGAAAGCTTTCTGTTTTATCTCTAATGACAGTGAATGAATTAACCAAATTTAAAGGCATCGGACAGGCTAAAGCCATTACCATAATGGCAGCTTCTGAATTAGCTAAAAGGAAAAATTTGGAGGTTCAGGCTGAAAAACCAAAGATTAAATCAAGTCAAGATGCTTATGATTTTATGATTTATCATTTGCAAGGTTTAAATCACGAACAATTTTGGATAGTCTTACTAAATCGATCTAATAGTGTTATTCATTTTGCTCAGATTAGCAAAGGTGGACTGAGTTCAACAACGGTTGATCCTAAATTAATTTTCAGCATAGCACTAGAGTGGAAAGCGAGTGGTATGATATTGTTTCACAACCACCCCTCAGGGAATTTGAAACCTAGTGATAGTGATAAAAAATTAACACAACGAATTATGAAATCGGCAGAATTATTGGAAATTAGTGTACTGGATCACATAATTGTGGGGCAAAACGCTTACTTTAGCTTTGCAGATGAACACGAGCTCTAG